The following are from one region of the Harpia harpyja isolate bHarHar1 chromosome 4, bHarHar1 primary haplotype, whole genome shotgun sequence genome:
- the IL18 gene encoding interleukin-18, whose product MAAFEDVTDQEMKSGNGMHFNIHYYKTTTPSAGMPVAFSVQVEDKSYYMCCEKECGKMIVRFREGEVPKEIPGESNVIFFKKTFTSCSSRAFKFEYSLEQGMFLAFEEEGSLRKLILKKLSREDEVDETTKISF is encoded by the exons ATGGCAGCTTTTGAAGATGTGACAGATCAGGAGATGAAATCTG GCAATGGAATGCATTTCAACATTCACTACTACAAAACTACCACACCTTCAGCAGGGATGCCTGTTGCATTCAGCGTCCAGGTAGAAGATAAAAGTTATTACATGTGTTGTGAGAAAGAATGTGGAAAAATGATAGTTCGATTTAGG GAAGGAGAAGTTCCCAAAGAAATTCCTGGTGAAAGCAATGTAATCTTTTTCAAAAAGACGTTTACATCTTGTAGCTCCAGAGCATTTAAGTTTGAATACTCGCTAGAACAAGGAATGTTCTTGGCCTTCGAGGAAGAAGGCTccttaagaaaattaattctaaagAAATTGTCAAGAGAAGATGAAGTGGATGAAACCACGAAGATAAGTTTCTAA
- the TEX12 gene encoding testis-expressed protein 12, with protein MTSSTQKSDENRSKRKKEMENEASENPLLSSLDKTDLAASEGLQSLYKPEPLEKVLNEMNKEIMNLLSKYAHILSERAAMDASYVQELDGILKEARTIENHLKQKRESLKQRFTVIANTLQS; from the exons ATGACAAGCAGCACACAAAAATCTGATGAAAATAGAAGTAAACGTAAAAAAGAGATGGAG AATGAAGCTTCAGAAAATCCTCTGTTGTCCTCCCTTGACAAAACAGATTTGGCTGCTTCTGAAGGCTTGCAGTCCCTTTACAAACCTGAACCACTGGAAAAAGTTTTAAATG agaTGAACAAAGAAATTATGAACTTGTTATCAAAATATGCTCACATTTTAAG TGAGAGAGCAGCGATGGATGCTTCTTATGTCCAAGAACTTGATGGAATCTTAAAAGAAGCGAGGACCATagaaaaccatttaaaacagaaaagggagAGTCTGAAACAGAGATTCACTGTGATCGCAAATACTCTGCAAAGCTAA
- the SDHD gene encoding succinate dehydrogenase [ubiquinone] cytochrome b small subunit, mitochondrial, which yields MAALVLLRAGLPRPRGAQMAFLGRSLGRRPAVLAAVADRSAPARQSHSPPQQGHGTSKAASLHWTGERAVSVLLLGLLPAAYLYPGPAMDYSLAAALTLHGHWGLGQVITDYIHGDTSIKLANTGLYVLSAVTFAGLCYFNYYDVGICKAVAMLWSL from the exons ATGGCGGCCCTGGTGCTGCTGCGGGCGGGGCtgccgcggccccgcggcgcccAGATGG CTTTCCTCGGGAGGAGCCTTGGCCGCCGCCCCGCGGTCCTGGCGGCCGTCGCCGATCGGAGCGCCCCGGCCCGGCAAAGCCACAGTCCGCCCCAGCAGGGCCACG GCACTTCCAAGGCTGCGTCTTTGCACTGGACAGGTGAGCGAGCTGTCAGTGTCCTCTTGCTGGGTCTCCTTCCTGCAGCCTACCTGTATCCTGGACCAGCCATGGACTATTCACTGGCTGCAGCCCTCACTCTCCATGGCCACTG GGGTCTTGGACAGGTTATAACTGACTACATCCATGGAGATACATCCATTAAACTGGCCAATACAGGTCTGTACGTACTGTCGGCTGTTACCTTTGCTGGCCTCTGCTACTTTAACTATTATGATGTTGGTATCTGCAAGGCTGTTGCCATGCTGTGGAGCCTCTAA